The genomic stretch TGTCCGCATGGCGTGGGGATAAAGGTGGCGAATACAGGTTTTTTGCAGCGCCCGGTTAAAAGGGGATAATTCCAGGTAGCGGTAGAGTTCAGCCAGATGTTCCCAGCGGGTGACCTCTCTTGATGCATACTCGGCCCACAAATCAGACTGGACTTTCAAATGAGCCGCCAGCCTGAAGACAACACAGTCGTGAGGTGAAATACTTTTGTCGGGAGGAAACCCTGGTCCTCGCAAATAACAGAGTAAAACTGCAAAGCCCAGACGGTTAGCTGGCCTGCGGTGTTTATTAATGAGCGCGAGGTCATGTTCACTCAGAAAGCACATGCGCGTCAGAAATACGTCATCATCCGGCACAATCAACAAGCGTTCTTTTTCTTCACTACTGAGCATTTGTCTCCGTGGCATAAATGCTTCCCCTGCACATAGTTCATTAAAGTTATCATTCGCACTGACCGAAACCGGTCGGTTTCGTACACCGCTTACAGCAAATGTCCGAAACTTAGTGAAATTAATTTCGGACACACGTTATAATTCGGACACCTATTTCGTACGGAAAGTTTCCCATGTCACGTGTTTTTGCCTACTGCAGGGTCTCAACTCTGGAACAGACCACAGAAAACCAGCGTCGTGAAATTGAAGCGGCGGGTTTTGCCATCAGATCCCAACGACTTATTGAGGAGCATATCAGTGGCTCGGTTGCTGCCAGCGAACGCCCCGGATTTATCCGGTTGCTAGATCGCATGGAAAATGGGGATGTACTGATTGTCACCAAACTTGACCGTCTGGGTCGTAATGCGATGGATATCCGAAAAACAGTAGAGCAACTGGCGGCTTTAGATATTCGCGTTCATTGTCTCGCACTCGGAGGCGTTGACTTGACCAGTCCGGCCGGAAAAATGACTATGCAGGTAATTTCTGCTGTAGCGGAGTTTGAGCGGGATTTGCTGCTTGAGCGAACGCATTCAGGTATTGCGAGGGCAAAAGCGGCTGGAAAACGCTTCGGTCGCCCTCCCATCCTGAGCGAGGAACAAAAGCAAACAGTGACAGAGCGCCTAAATGCTGGCATCAGTATCAGTGCTATTGCCCGGGAATTTAATACCACCCGCCAGACTATCCTTCGGGTAAAGGCTGGATTGCTGCAAGAGTGAGCGGCTGGGAAGATTATAAAAAAATCAAATGGTTATTATGAAATAAAACAGCCTTCTGGGTTCTTTTCCCCCTATTTTTTATAAAAGAGTAGACAAAAGAGGTTCGCGATATTAACCTACCAACTAGATGGTTGGCACTGATTACACCAGCTATAACTTTTATCAAGAAATTACAGGAGCCATTATGTCTACTACCGTTAAACCTTCTGCAGACGCAGCTGCGATCCACAATACCCGTGAAGCAGTTCGCAGCCAGCCTGGCCTGGGTAACCTGACTTTCCAGATGAAAGCCCGTTCCAGCGGCGGATTAACCGTTCGCACAGAGACCGGCGCCACAATCCAGAACGGCGTTATCGATACCAGCCGCGTGGGGAAATTTTCTAATATCGGTGATGAACCCGCAGGTTTACTCGGCACCGATACCGGCATGAGCCCGACTGAATACATCATGCAGGCGCTGGCTGGCTGTTATACCGCCACCCTCACCATGATGGCTGCTGAAAAAGGGATCGACCTGGACGGTATCGAGCTGGATCTTAATTTCGATATCAACCTCAACGGCTTCCTTGGGCTGGACAGCAACGTGCGTAAAGGTGCGAAATCTATTCGCGTCGATGTTCACCTTACGAGCAAGACCGCCAGTCGCGAGGAGTTAGAAGCGCTGGTCAGCGAAATGCAAAAGAATTCGCCAATCCACGATACTCTGGCTAATCCGGTTGAAATGATTACACGCCTGGCGTGATGTCAGAGATGTAATGCTGCCATTCAGAATGCAGGATGGCAGTGACGTTCAGCTCTGCACGATACTGAGTCAGTGATACAACTTGCTACGGAAAAATAGCAACAATATAATCTATCAACTAGTAGATTATATGGAGTAATTATGACAACCATGACACGGGAACGGCTGCTCAGCGAAGCAGAACACCTGATGCGCGAAAAAGGGTATTCAGCATTCAGCTATGCTGATTTATCAAAAATAGTGGGTATCACCAAGGCCAGTATTCATCACCATTTCCCGACCAAAGATATTCTGGGTGAGCAGGTGGTAATACAGGCGTTCTCTGATACGCAACGCGTATTTGAGCAGATAGAGGCTACTGAGAAAAGCGCGGAGAAAAGAATTGCGGCCTACATCGATATCTTCGCGCAAAGCCATAAAGCTTCACTACTGCCACTGTGTTGTGCGTTGTCAGCGGAGACCGCCAATCTGCCTCAGGCAATTACTGTACAGACATCACTTTATTTCGATATGCAAATCGAGTGGCTCACAAAAGTCGTCAGGGCGGGCATGGAGTCAGGTGAGTTTTCATCCCATGCCGAACCATCAGATATTGCTTTGATGATCATTAATGTCTGTGAAGGCTCAAGCGTAGTGGCGCATGCAACGGCCAGACCCGAAGTCTTCACCAACAGCCTTAAGTATATAAAACTGCTTCTTAATACCCCACATTCAGGAGAATGACACTATGCTGGACTGGAACAACTATCGCTCAGAGTTAATGCAACGTTTAGGCGAGTTGGGCAAACTGACCCCCGAGACCATGAAAGGCGTGGTTGCCCTGGGCAACGCAGGTAACAAAACTGACCTTTTAGGCGCAAAAGTGCGTGAACTCATTGCCCTGGCGTGCGCAGTCACAACTCGCTGCGACGGCTGCATTGCTTTTCACGCCGACGCCGCTGTGAAAGCCGGTGCAACCGACGCTGAAATTGCTGAAGCGCTGGGCGTGGCGATTAACCTCAACGCTGGCGCTGCGGTCATTTATTCAGCCCGCACTCTGGATGCCGTCGGTCAGGCACGCGGTTAAGTATTAATAAATTCCACGTTAAAAGGGCATTACTGCCCTTTTTTTATGTCCGTAATCGCCTGAGCATATACCGATGCAGGTTTCACACCCGGTATGCGTTTAACTAATTGCCCTTCATGAAATATCAGCACAGACGGTAGCCCCCAGATCTCGTATTTGGTTGTCAGCACCGGTGCCTGATCTACATTGACTTTCCCCACCTGTATATCTCCATCGAGCCGGTCTGCAAACTGGCTGAACATCTCTTCGCTGGCCTGACAGGGCGGACACCAGGGCGCAGAAAAACGTACCACCGATATACCCTTGTACTGTTCTATCTGGCGAAAATTATCTTCGTTATAGGATGTTAACGTACGCATGGTGATGACCTCGAAAAATGAGTGACGATTCAGAAAAGGCAGCATTAAGACAAAAAAACACGGCATGCCCATTGACCTACCTACTAGACGGTTGGTATATTGCCACCCATCAGATGTTTATGCAACTCCAGTGCGCGACGTCCGGTCGGTGATACTACCGGGCTGTACAAATCCCTGTCGGGATACTCCTTTTTGTTTCTGTGAGGTATACGATGAGTAAGCTTTTCACCCCCTACAATCTGTCTGGCCTGGCGTTAAAAAACCGTGTAGTCATGGCACCGATGACCCGCACCCGCACCATGAATGACGTGCCGGATGAGGTCGTGGCTTTGTACTATGCACAGCGTGCTTCTGCTGGCCTGCTCATCACCGAAGGGATGCCGGTTTCAGAAGAAGGCCGGGGTTACCTCTATACCCCTGGTATCTACAACGACGAACACGTCCAGGGCTGGCGTAAGGTGACACAAGCGGTTCACGCCAAAGGTGGCCGTATTTTCGCGCAGCTCTGGCACGTCGGCCGTATGTCTCACGTCTCTCTTCAGCCAGGCCACATAGCGCCGGTTTCAGCGGGCACCGTTCAGGCGGTCAATACCACCGTTTTTGCGCTGACCGAATCCGGAGAACCGGGCCCGGTTGTACCAAGCCAGCCACGCGCGCTGGAAACGCATGAAGTGAAACGCATCACGGCAGACTTCGCGCACTCCGCGCGCCTGGCGATGGAAGCCGGTTTTGACGGCGTGGAAATCATGGCGGCAAACGGATTCATCTTTGACCAGTTCCTCAGTAGCGAACTGAACACCCGCACCGACGAATACGGCGGTTCGGTGGAAAACCGTCAGCGTTTCCTGCTGGAGACCATTGACGCCGTGGCGGAAGCCGTGGGTAACAGCCACGTTGCCGTGCGCCTGTCACCGTTCGGCCGCATTTATGACCTCGCGCCGTATGAAGGTGAAGATCAAACCTGGTCAGCCATCACCGACGCGCTCGGTCAGCGGGAGCTGGCCTACGTACACCTTTACTATCAGCCGGTGTACACCAAAGCGCCACTTCCGGAAGGATTCCGCCGCCGTTTTCGCAACACGTTTAAAGGCACCATCATCGCTGCCGGCGGTTTTACCCGTGATATCGCAGAGCAGGCTCTGGAAGATGATGAGCTGGATCTGGTGGCATTTGGTGTGCCCTACATCGCTAACCCGGATCTGGTTGAAAGAATGCAAAACGGCTGGCCGCTGGCTGAAAGTGACCGCGCCACCTACTACGGCGTCAGTGGTTCCCCGGAAAAAGGCTATACCGATTACCCGGTCTGGCAGGCGCAATAAATCCCATACGGTCGCGGTTCTCTGATAAGTGAGATCCGACCGCCCAAGGTCTTTGAGGAATCATTATGCAAACGCTGAAACCCACCCTTACCATCGATATCTGGTCAGATTTGGTCTGCCCGTGGTGCTGGATTGCTAAAAAAAAATTTGAACAGGGTCTGAATCGCTTTGAATTTCGCGACCAGGTGGTGATCCGCCATCACAGCTACCGTCTGGCCGGTGGTACTCCCGCGATGCCTTTTAAGGATGCCATCGTTAAAAAGCTGGGCAGTCAGCATTCAGCGGATCTGATGATGAATCAGGTAGGTACTGCCGGTAGGTCTGAAGGCCTGATCTACAACTTCGACGGCATGATGTTTGGTGATACAGAAGATGCACATACCCTGCTGGTTGCTGCGCGTAAGGCCGGAATTGCGGACGCGGTGGAAGAACGTTTTTATCACGGCAGTATCACCGAAGGTCGCTCTCTCTTTGATCGTCAGCAGCTCGTTGCAATGGCCGTAGAAGCCGGTATGCCGAAAGCTGACGCTGAAGCCGCCCTGGAAAATGATGATTTTCGCGCCACCGTTTCCGACGATGAAGCGCATGCACAGTCTATTGGCCTCAGCGGTGTTCCGGTTTTTGTGATGAACGAAAAATATGCCATCAGCGGGGCTCAGGCAGCAGATAACTTTTTGAATGCCCTGCGTCAGGTATGGGATGAACAGCAAACCGAATTTTCAGCCACTGCGGGTCAGACCTGCGGAACGGATGGCTGCAGTATTTAATCCGTCAACCGCCGGCAGTTTCACTATGCCGGCAACGTCTTACCCACCAGTAATGGAGTCAGAAAATGAACACTTTTTTCAAAGGTAAAAAACTGCTCGTCGTCGGCGGTACCAGCGGCATGGGTCTGGCCGTCGCACGTATGGTACTGGAAGCGGGCGGCAGTGTCGTGCTGACCGGGAATAAAAAAGACAAAGCCGAAGCGGTGCAAAAAGAACTGAGCCCTCTGGGACCGGTTGCGGTCATCGCGGCGAACCTGATGACCGAAGAAGGTATGGAAACTATCCGTCGGGAAATTAATGCCCGCCACCGCGATATCAGCCTGATGGTGAATGCCGCCGGGATCTTCATGCCGAAAGGCTTTACCGAGCACAGCTTTGCCGATTATGACATGTATCTTGCGCTGAACCGCGCCACGTTCTTTATTACGCAGGATGTCGTGAAGAACATGCTTGCCGCGAAGATCGAAGGGTCTATCGTCAATGTCGGTTCGATTGGCGCCCAGGCAGCACTCGGTGACTCGCCGGCCTCGGCCTATTCAATGGCAAAAGCGGGTCTGCATGCCCTGACGCGTAATCTGGCGATTGAGCTG from Dickeya fangzhongdai encodes the following:
- a CDS encoding thioredoxin family protein, with amino-acid sequence MRTLTSYNEDNFRQIEQYKGISVVRFSAPWCPPCQASEEMFSQFADRLDGDIQVGKVNVDQAPVLTTKYEIWGLPSVLIFHEGQLVKRIPGVKPASVYAQAITDIKKGQ
- a CDS encoding TetR/AcrR family transcriptional regulator, which produces MTTMTRERLLSEAEHLMREKGYSAFSYADLSKIVGITKASIHHHFPTKDILGEQVVIQAFSDTQRVFEQIEATEKSAEKRIAAYIDIFAQSHKASLLPLCCALSAETANLPQAITVQTSLYFDMQIEWLTKVVRAGMESGEFSSHAEPSDIALMIINVCEGSSVVAHATARPEVFTNSLKYIKLLLNTPHSGE
- a CDS encoding OsmC family protein is translated as MSTTVKPSADAAAIHNTREAVRSQPGLGNLTFQMKARSSGGLTVRTETGATIQNGVIDTSRVGKFSNIGDEPAGLLGTDTGMSPTEYIMQALAGCYTATLTMMAAEKGIDLDGIELDLNFDINLNGFLGLDSNVRKGAKSIRVDVHLTSKTASREELEALVSEMQKNSPIHDTLANPVEMITRLA
- a CDS encoding SDR family NAD(P)-dependent oxidoreductase, with protein sequence MNTFFKGKKLLVVGGTSGMGLAVARMVLEAGGSVVLTGNKKDKAEAVQKELSPLGPVAVIAANLMTEEGMETIRREINARHRDISLMVNAAGIFMPKGFTEHSFADYDMYLALNRATFFITQDVVKNMLAAKIEGSIVNVGSIGAQAALGDSPASAYSMAKAGLHALTRNLAIELASAGIRVNAVSPGIVHTPIYEGFMDKADIADAMKSLNDFHPLGRVGTAEDVANTILFLLSDKTSWVTGAIWDVDAGIMAVRR
- a CDS encoding carboxymuconolactone decarboxylase family protein is translated as MLDWNNYRSELMQRLGELGKLTPETMKGVVALGNAGNKTDLLGAKVRELIALACAVTTRCDGCIAFHADAAVKAGATDAEIAEALGVAINLNAGAAVIYSARTLDAVGQARG
- a CDS encoding alkene reductase, whose amino-acid sequence is MSKLFTPYNLSGLALKNRVVMAPMTRTRTMNDVPDEVVALYYAQRASAGLLITEGMPVSEEGRGYLYTPGIYNDEHVQGWRKVTQAVHAKGGRIFAQLWHVGRMSHVSLQPGHIAPVSAGTVQAVNTTVFALTESGEPGPVVPSQPRALETHEVKRITADFAHSARLAMEAGFDGVEIMAANGFIFDQFLSSELNTRTDEYGGSVENRQRFLLETIDAVAEAVGNSHVAVRLSPFGRIYDLAPYEGEDQTWSAITDALGQRELAYVHLYYQPVYTKAPLPEGFRRRFRNTFKGTIIAAGGFTRDIAEQALEDDELDLVAFGVPYIANPDLVERMQNGWPLAESDRATYYGVSGSPEKGYTDYPVWQAQ
- a CDS encoding DsbA family oxidoreductase, which codes for MQTLKPTLTIDIWSDLVCPWCWIAKKKFEQGLNRFEFRDQVVIRHHSYRLAGGTPAMPFKDAIVKKLGSQHSADLMMNQVGTAGRSEGLIYNFDGMMFGDTEDAHTLLVAARKAGIADAVEERFYHGSITEGRSLFDRQQLVAMAVEAGMPKADAEAALENDDFRATVSDDEAHAQSIGLSGVPVFVMNEKYAISGAQAADNFLNALRQVWDEQQTEFSATAGQTCGTDGCSI
- a CDS encoding recombinase family protein — its product is MSRVFAYCRVSTLEQTTENQRREIEAAGFAIRSQRLIEEHISGSVAASERPGFIRLLDRMENGDVLIVTKLDRLGRNAMDIRKTVEQLAALDIRVHCLALGGVDLTSPAGKMTMQVISAVAEFERDLLLERTHSGIARAKAAGKRFGRPPILSEEQKQTVTERLNAGISISAIAREFNTTRQTILRVKAGLLQE